The Verrucomicrobium spinosum DSM 4136 = JCM 18804 DNA segment AGCAAGTTCGAGGTAAATTCCCCAATCCCGGCGCTGCGTGAGGTGCAGTACTTTGAGCTGACCTCCGCCTCCGGCAGCCAGAACCTGCTACAACGGATCAATCCCCAGCTGCTGGAGAGCGAAGGCGATCTGAACCTGAGCTTCAGCCAGAGCCGTCTCTATGAGGCGCGGGATGCGCTGGACCAGACGCTGCACTACCCCTATGGCTGTGTGGAGCAGACCAGCTCCGCCACCCTGCCCTGGCTGGCCCTGTCCCGCTATGAGGCGATGTTCCCGGATCTGCTGCAGAAGGCCAAGGCGAATGACGCCATCAGCAAAGGCGTGCGCCGCCTCCTGGCCATGCAGACCGACTCCGGCGGCCTCTCCTACTGGCCCGGCGGTGATACCCCCGTGTACTGGGGCAGTGCCTATGGAGCCTTTGTCCTGATGAAGGCCAAGGAATGGGGTGTCCCAGTGCCTCAGGACTCCCTGGACAAGCTCACGGACTACCTCTCCAAGGGGCTTCGGGAGTTTGACCTCGCCGCCAGCACGGAGAACGAGAAGCTGACGGACGCCGCCATGGGCCTTTACGTCCTGGCCAAGGCAGGCAAGACAGAGCCCGCCTACGCTACACTGCTCTTCCAGCGTCGTGAGAAGCTGCCAGAGACGGCGCGTCTCTACCTGGCTCTCTCCATGTGCCTCAACAATGCCGCCCCCCGCCAGATCGCGGAGCTCGTGAAGGCACCTGCCAAGCGCACCCCACAGCATCGCTACTGGGCAGCGCCAGAGCTGGCCCATCCGCTGCGCCTCCTGGTGGCCACCCACCTGGGCATGAAGGCTGAGGCACAGGCCGCCGCCACGGAACTGCTGCGCACCCGCACGGGCCGCGGTGACTGGGGCACGACCTTTGGCAATGCCTGGAGCCTGCTTGCCCTGAGCGCCGCGGAACGCCCCACCAAGGACGCAGCTCCAAACCCGCTCACCCTGGTGGCCAACTGGCAGGGCACCCCCAACCAGGTGGTACTGGGAGACAACCTGGCCAGCCAGGCCATCCAGTTCCCGCTCAAGCGCAACGGTAGCCCAGCTCCCCTGAGCGTGGCTCTGCCTGACACACGCCCGGTGATGGGCCGCCTGGAAGTGAAGGCCTACCCAGACCTGAAGACCTTCCAGCCAGTGTCCAAGGGATTCACCATCCGCCGCAAGTACGAGCGACTCACGCCCATCGGCACGCGTGAGGCGGCCAAGAACCTCCGCGTGGGCGACCTCATCGTGGTGACTCTCGACATCACCGTGGACAAGCCCAACCGCTACATGGCCATCAACGATCCGCTGCCCAGCGTGTTCGAACCCGTCAATCCGGAGTTCGTCACCCAGAACCAGCGCCAGAATGAAGAAGGCGAGGACAATGCCTGGTTCTGCGACCATCGCGAACTGCGCAGTGACCGCGCCCTCTTCTTCACCAACGACGCCACAGATCAGGGCCAGTTTGAGCTGAAGTACCTGGCCCGTGTCATCGCTGAAGGGGATGTCATCGTGCCGCCCACCCGCATCGAGGCCATGTATGAGCCCAATCACTACGGCCTCGGTGAGATCCAGCGCGTCATGACCCTGCCCATGGGTGATGGCAGCGACGTGGTGGCGCGGTAAGGCCCGCTGCGCGGGGGACACAAGACTTGAACTCACAGGTGTAAGCAGACGTTATCGGCCACAGTGCCCGGGTGGGATTCGCCCGGGCACTGGGTGGTTCAGGACACAACCCAATCGAAGCGTATCTCTCCATGAAACTGGACTCTTTACCCGCTGAGGAGCCGTTGGCGTGCGTGGGTGAGGGGCTGATGTCGGAGGAGGAAGGCGATCGCTCGTTTTATCTGCCACGCTTGACTGAGGACGCCTATCAGGGGCTGGCCGTGGTGCACTGGACACTCACTCTGAAGCGGGGCGACGAGTTCCAACTGGATGAGTTGTTCCATCTGCGGCTGCGCGAATGCATGATGCATACCTTCGCCAGAGAAGAAGGCGGAGGGGTAATCTGCCCCGTGTATTGCCTCATGCCGGATCACTTGCATCTGATCTGGATGGGTACCGATGAACGAGGTGGGGGCGTGGGGGATCAACAGAAGCTGATGGCTTTTTTCCGTACGCACCTGAAGCGAGCCATCTCCCCTGCCCGGCTGCAGCATCAGGCGCACGACCATGTGTTGAGAGAGGATGAGCGGCGTCGGAAAATGTTTGCCACCGTGTGCAACTACATCTTGGGAAATCCTGTGGAGGCAGGTCTGGTTAAGACCGCGGAAGAGTGGCCTTATTCAGGCTGTGTGGTGCTCGGATATCCGGATTTACAGCCCCTACAGGAAAACTTCTGGGGCGTGTTCTGGAGGATCTATTGGAAAAAGCGCGGCGAAGAAAAGCGGGTCAGAGATATCGCCCGAAAGTTGAAGGACAAGGAAGACAGGGATTCCGGAAAGGAGGGGCATTGAGATGCCAGCGAACGATCCATCTCCGATGGGTGGACGCGAAGGCGCCAGCCACCAGCTTGCCTACGGCCGCGTTAGCCGAGAGACATCTCCCTCTGCCCAAGCCCAAACAACACCGTCCGTAGTTGTCGACGTGAGGAGGCACTTACTTCCCCATCTGCCACCCCTCTCCCGCTCAACCGCCCCGCCTGCCCAACGCTCGCCCCTCCACCGCGAGGCCCGCGCCATAGACGCCTCAGCTAGTGCCTCCTCACGTCGTCAACTACATGGCCGCTGGGTGGTTGGTCATCAAACACCAGTGGGCAAGCGCACAGGCGTCAGCCACCAGCTTGCCTACGACCGCGTTAGCCGAGAGACATCTCCCTCTGCCCAAGCACCACCAACACCGTCCGCAGTTGACGACGTGAGGAGGCACTTATTTCCCCATCTGCCACTTCTCTCCCACTCAACACCGCCATCTGCCCAACGCCCGCCCATCCTCCGCAAGGCCCGCACTGCACACGCTTCATCTAGTGCCTCCTCGCGTCGTCAACTACATGGCCGCTGGGTGGTTGGTCATCCATCACCAGTGGGCACACCCCATCCCCAAGGAGGTGCGGCATGAACCCCGATCCCACTTCCCCAGCCTCGCCACGTCCCCCCACCTTCAAACGCCGCGTCCTGCGCGCGGCCCTCTGCTGCGCCTGCCTCTTCGCCCTCGGCTGGTGGATCCTCCCCTGGGCCGTACCGCTCCCGGAAGGACTCCTGAAACCTCAAAACGTGTCCCCCACCTTCCTGGCAGCAGACGGCACACCTCTCCGCCAACTGCTCACCGAGGATGGCCAACGCGTCGGAGCACCCGTGCCTTTTGACCAAATCCCTCCGGCCCTGCTGCACGCCACGCTCGCCGCGGAGGACAAACGTTTCTTCAGCCACAGCGGGGTGGATCTCCTCGCCATCAGCCGGTCGGCGCGGGATAACTTTCGCCATGGCCAAGTGGTGTCGGGGGCCTCTACCATCACACAACAGCTCATCAAGATCTCCGCAGAGAAGCGCAAGCGCCGCAACCTGCTGACGAAGATCACCGAGGCCCTGCAGGCCCGACGCCTGGAGATGTCCTGGAGCAAGGAGCAAATCCTGCCGGAATACCTGCACCGGGTGAGCTATGGCAACCTGCTCACAGGCTGCGGCGGCGCGGCCCAAGGTTATTTCAACAAACCCATGCGCGACCTCACCCCTGCGGAGTGCGCCTTCCTGGCCTCCCTGCCCCAGGCGCCATCGCGGCTCAACCCCTTCAAGAACCTGAAGGCGCTCCGCAAACGCCAGCAGCATGTCTTGAAGAAGATGCAGGAGGCGGGCTGGCTCACGAGCGAAGCCTATGAGCTGGCCATCGCTGAGCCGCTGAAGCTGCAACGCGGCACGGGAGGGTTCAGCGCTCCGCACGCCGTGGAGTTGCTGCTACAGCAATGCAGCGCGGACGTCCCGACCGAATCACCCCCCGGCACCTTCCGGACGACGATCGCCCCGGACCTCCAGCGTCGGGTAGAAGCGATCCTGCAGCATCGCATGAGCCTGCTGGAAGGCAAACACGTCACCCAGGCAGCGGCCGTGGTGCTGGAGAATGCCACCGGCAGGGTGTTGGCGCTGGCGGGGTCGCGCGACTTTTTCGGCACCGACAGCGGCCAGATCAATGGGGCTTGGGCACCGCATTCACCGGGCTCCGCACTCAAGCCCTTCACCTATCTCCTTGCTCTGGAGCGCGGTTTCACCACGGCCAGCATCATCCCCGATCTGCCGGTGGAGTACACCACGCCCACGGGCCTCTACCGACCGGAAAACTACGACCGTAAGCTCAACGGCCCCGTGACGCTGCGCACCGCCCTGGGCAGTTCCCTGAACATTCCGGCCGTGAAGGTGCTGCAACAACTGGGTGGGGAGACGTTGCTTCTCAAAACCCTGCAAAACGCCGGCATCACCACCCTGGACCAGGCGGCGGATCACTACGGGCTGGGCCTGACGATCGGCAATGCCCCAGTCCGCCTGCTGGAGCTGGCCAATGCCTACGCCACCATCGCCCGCCTGGGAAAAAACCAGCCCTGGACACTGCTCCAGCCGGCCAGCACCGCCCCGCCGGCAGCAGAACCTGCCCCGCTGTTCCAGCCCACCTGTTGTTTCCTCATTGCGGACATCCTCTCCGACAACCAGGCACGGGTGCTGACCTTCGGCCCCCACTCCGTCATCCGCATGCCCTTCCCCTGTGCGGTAAAGACGGGCACGAGCACCAACTACCGGGACAACTGGACGATGGGCTTCACCCCGGAGTTCACCGTGGGGGTGTGGGTGGGGAACTTCGACAACACCCCGATGAACCAGGTTTCAGGAGTCACGGGAGCGGGCCCGGTCTTCCGGGAGATCTTCAGCCACCTGCATGACACCCGGGGCACCTCCTGGTACGCGCCCCCCGCAGACCTCATCCGGGCCAGGGTGGACCCTCGCAACGGCCGCCGCATCACGGCGCAGTCCCCGCTGGTGGGGATGAGCCGGGAGGAGTACTTCCTGCCCGGCACCCTGCCACCACCGGCCCTTTCTGCAGACTACCAGACGGGTACGGGCCGGGCCTACCTGCCCATGGAGTACTCCGCCTGGCTGGCAGGCAGCGACCACTGGCTCACCGGCATGGTCGCCCTGCGCCCGCGGGATCCGCTCATGACGCCCCCCCGCATCACCACCCCGCTGGACGGCACCGTGTTTTACCTCGATCCCGACCTGCGCGACCAGGGCGGGCGGCTGATGCTGGAGGCCTCCCCCGAGGGCCTGCAGTGGACCTCTCCCACGCTGGAGATCGCCCTGGACGAGGACCAGCCCTATGCCCTGCTCACCGTGGGGCACCATGAACTGGTGGCCCGCCAGCCCGGCAGCGGCGATCTGGCCAGGGTCCGCATAGAGGTGCGCCCGCCGCCCTCAGCGGCCCTGCGCCGGCCCGGGCTTCTCAGCGTCCCGATTCCCGCCCAGCCAGGCGCGCCAGTGGGGCAGCAGCCACAGGGCGAAGACCAGCGTCCATAGGCTGCCCACGGAGCAGGCGATCCCCAGACTGGCCACCCCGCCGTTGCTGGCGAAGACGAGACTCATGAAGCCAATGATGGTCGTGACTCCACAGAAAAACACCGCCCTGCCCGTGGTGGCCCACACCTTGCTGATATCGTTGTGGTCCCGTTTCATGGCGAGCAGCATGTGAATGCCGTAATCGATCCCCAGTCCCAACAACAGAGGCAGAGATGCCACATTCGCCAGGTTCCACGACTGGCCCAGCAGGGCCATGGAGGCCGCCAGCGCGGCGATGCCCATGAAAAGCATGAGCAGACAGAGGGCAAAGTCCACCCCATTGCGAAAGGTGAGCGCGAGCATGATGGCCAGGACGAGCAGCAGCGGCAGCATGAGCCGGGTGAGATCTTTCTGGATGCGGGCAGAGAGGGAGGGGCCGAGCGTCTCCCACCCGGCCAGATGCACATCCTGCCCCACGAGGCGCTGGCTCAGCGCTTCCAGCCTGGCCAGGTCTGGACTGCCGGGCTCCCCCGCGAAACTGACGGAGCCCAGCAACACGGAACCGCCCTGGGTGGCCTGAGGATTAAAGAAGCGTCCCACCACCCCCGCAGCGACCGGCTCGCTGGGCAGGGGTTGCGCATCACCCTTCCCCTGCCCCAGTTTTTCAAGAACCGCCAGGGTGCGGTCGGAGAGCTGCAAGGCGTCTTCTGTGAATCCCGCATCCAGCACGGCTGCATTCAGCCTCGTTTTTTGACTGGCCAACTGCACCAGCCGGGGGCGGTTGGCTCCTTGAGCCGCCGCATCCGGCAGGAGCGCCACAGGCAGGGAATGCTGGCGGATCAGTCCATCACGACGGGCCTGGTCCAGCACCCTCACCGCCGGAGCCATGCGTTCACGCGCACTCTGCCAGTCCCGCGTGGTGGCGATGAGCGGCACCGTGGCCTGGTCCGGCTTGCCCAGCGCCTGCTGCAGATGCTCCCATCCCACCATGGACTGGCTGTGTGCAGGGCGCAGCACGGCCGAGCTGGACTGGAACCCCGGGAAACCACGCACGATAAAGATGCCCCCCATCACGAGCAGCACCCCCACCGTAGCCAGCAACCCGGCACGTGGAGACACTGCCGGCTTGCGCGCAAGCAGCACGGTCGGGCGCACTTTTCCTCGAACCACCAGTTCCGGCATGATAAGCACCATGACGGCAAAGCCCGCCATCACCCCCAGGGCCACCATGAGCCCCATGTCCGCCAGACCCGGCAGGCCGCTGAAGAGCAGCGCCAGGAACACGGTGGCCGTGGTGCAGGCTCCGCCGAAGATGGGCGGCAACGCACTGCGCCGCAACTCCGCAGCAGAGAGATGCGGGTGATCCATGCCCTCCTGCAAAATAAAGACCGCGTAGTCCACCGCGATGCCCAGAAGGATGGAGGCAAACCCGAGGCTCATGATGGAGAGCTCCCCCAAGACCCAGCCACCCAACGCCAGACTGAACAACACCACCAGCGCCAGCAGCACCTGGATCCAAAGCAGCATCTTCCACCGGCGGAACATGAACCAGAAGAGCGCGGCGATCAGCACCGTGGCCAAGCCAATGGTACCGCTCAGATCCCGCTCAATGCCGGACCCGGTCTCAGCCATGAAGGAGGGCTCTCCCGTGTAGAGAAATTGCAGACGATGGCGGGCGTCGCCTCCCGCATTCTGCCATTTAAGAATCTCGCCCTGCACCTCTGCCATCCAGGCGCTGGCCCTTTTGTACCCCGTGAGCTTTTCCTTGGGCGCCACCAGCAGCAGCCGCACCGTGCCATCGGCAGAGGCAGTGCTGAATCCCGCATCGTCCATGGAGGTCAGCCCCCCCAGGTCCACCGCCTCCAGCAGGCCCAGCGGATCATAGGACCACCGCTGCACCTCGGCGGGATCTGGGGAGCTGGCCAGCTTCTCCAGCACCCGTTCCAGATGAGCAGCCAGCTTGTCCGGCCCGAGCTGGCTTTCCAGTCGGGCGATCCGATCCGGCGGGGCGTTCTGGAGCGCCCAGGCCAGCAGCGCGGCGGCGGCATCTGGATTCTCCAGGGTACCGGCCCACTCCACGCTACGCACGAGGTGGCTGACTCCGCGGAGGTGCGCTCCCAGCCCGGCCACGCTGGCCGCCGCGGCCTCCGAATCAGGGGCCACCAGTCCCACCAACAGCTCATCCCCACCGGAGAAACCGTCTCGCAGGATGCGCAATCCCGCTGCCTCCGGAAGGTCCGCAGGCAGCGTCCCCAGAATGTCCGTGTCCAGGTGCAGCCGCTTGATCCCACAGAAGGTCAGCACCGCCACCAGAATCAACAGCCCCAGTCGCATCCAAAATCGCATGGCGGGAGAATAAACACCCCGGTCCGTACGTCCATGAGTGACTGTGCAAGAGTTTGACTTTTCATCCTAAAAAAGCGTTAATCCCCATGATGTTCCCTGATGTGCTTGCAGGCCCCCATGTCCCTCATTTTGAAGTTCATTTTGACGCGAAGACCAGCGCCCTGAGCCATCTTCCCGGCACCTGTCGGCTGGACCTCCCCGTGCCTGGGTTGCACGGGCCTTTCGAAGAAAAGTGGCTCACGACCGGAGCAGTCCCACACAGGGAGGGACCTTTCTACTTTTTAGAGTCGAGCGACCACTTGCACGGCGCTGTGGTGGTGGATGTGGCAGGTCGCCTGGAGGAGCCGATTCAGGCTGCCTACTCCCAGCTTCTAGAGATCTGCACCCGCCGCGGATTTTACCTTCACCGGATCTGGAACTACGTGCCCCACATCAACGAGACCGATCATGGCCTGGAGCGGTACCGCCAGTTCAACCTGGGCAGATGGATGGCCTTCGAGCAGCGCTTTGGGCGGGATTTACGGGCCTACATGCCAGCCGCATCCGGAGTGGGTGTTGGGGGCAGTCAGTTCTTCCTTACCTTCATCGCGGGGAAAACACACCCCGTCTATCTGGAGAATCCCTCCCAAGTGCCCGCTTACCACTACCCCTCTGACTACGGCCCCAAACCACCCAGCTTTGCCCGGGCCGTGCTGGTTACCGAAGGGGGCACCACCACCGGGTACCTCAGCGGAACGGCCAGCATCGAGGGACATCGCACCGTGGGTGAGGGCGATTGGCACACCCAGTTCCGTACCACCATGCACAACATCGAAATCATGTTCGATCGTATGGACATGATGGAGGCCCTGCGCGGCCCCGAGGCCGCCGCAAAGGCCGGGATCGTGCGCCGGGATTTCAAGTGCTATCTGCGTCATGCCGAGGCACTTCCGCTGATCAAAGACTGGCTCACCGAGGAACTGGGCCTGGCCAGCCACCAGGCCACCTTCCTCCAGGCAGACATCTGCCGTCAGGAACTGGACCTGGAAATCGAAGCGGTCGTGGAAAAACGAACGTCCGGTTCCTACTGAATGGGCTTGCCGCCAACATGGTAATCATTATGCTGGATCAGGAGTAATTCCCTACAAATCAGCACCCGCGCGTCTCCTTTGCCTGTCCGACTGTTCTCCTCACTCTCTATTCTTCCCTCACGGGCTTTCACAGCCGCCCTGCTGGCGGTGTTGCTGTTTGCCTCCAAGGACTCCTCCGCCGCTCAAGATGCGTCTCCCGAGCGGGACTTGCGCTCCATGAAGCTGCAATTGCGCCAGGATCTGGTGGGTGCGATCCTGCCGGAGAAGCGTACGCAAAGGGATGAGATGACCGCTCTGGAGAAGAAACTGGCTGCAGCCCAGGACTTTGCCGGAGCCATTCGCGCCCGGGATGAGCGCCTCAAGTTGGAAAAAGAAATCGCCACCCTGGAGAAGGAGCTTCCCGCCCTGAAAGCGCAGGCTCTGAGTCTGCTGGCCAAGACGCTGCCGGACAAGATTGAGTTCAAGCTGAGCGATGCCGTGCTCAACGGCCTTACTCTGGACGCCCAAGGTGCGGTCTTGAGTGGGTTCAGTACCCCAGGGGCCTCCGCCACGTGGAAGCTGCCCGACCTGCCCCCCGGAGGCTACGAGGTCCTGCTCCGCTACACCGCAGAAGACGGCGAGGTGGTCCTGCAAGAGTCCTTCTACTCCCTGAGCGCCATCTGCCGCCCTCCCCTGAAGCAGGCTGAGGAGAAGTCACTGGGCACTCTGCGAATCCGCGATGGCAGCGGCATTCTCACCTTGAAGGCGAAAGCGCCTGAGAAAAGCGCCTCTCTGCGCGTTTACGGTCTGGTACTCATGCCGGCCGCCCGTTAATCCCTTCCCCTTCCCCAAGCCGGTGAAAACGCGTCTTGCCCTGCTGTTGTTGCCGCACCTGACTTTCGTCAGCTCGTCCCCCGCCCAAGCTCCCCCGACGGCGGCCCCGACGCTACCCGCAGCCGTTCTCCCTGGGGAACCGGTAGAGCTTAGCCAGCTACGGCAGCAGTATGCCCTGCGCGCCCTGGCCTCCTCCAAAACTCTGGCGGAACAATACGCCGTGGCCTTGGGCAATCTGGCCCGGGAGGTGGGGGCAGAGGGCGATTACGAGCAGGCCCTGACCGCGCAGCGTCTGCGCCAGGAACTGGCGGATCTGTACGCGAGGTCTCTGGACGATCCCACCCTCTCAAACGTGATGGTGCTAAAGGCGGCCGATGCCCGGCCGAGCGGCACGGTTTCTTACGACCGGACCACTGGCGACCTCACCAACTGGAAGAGCGTGGGGAGCCTCGCCGTCTGGGATGTGCAAAAGATCGTCCCGGGGAAGTACAACGTCGTCGTGACCTATTCCGTGGCCCCCATGGGAGATCCGCCCACTCGCATGAGCATCTACACGGTGAGTGAGGACCTCATCACGGGAGGTGAGTTTGAGTTCTATGAAGATTCGAGTCTGGCAGGTGCGTCCATGAACCGTCGCGCCGGCCAGGTGGCCGACACTGGAGGCTGGGACAAGC contains these protein-coding regions:
- a CDS encoding MMPL family transporter, which encodes MRFWMRLGLLILVAVLTFCGIKRLHLDTDILGTLPADLPEAAGLRILRDGFSGGDELLVGLVAPDSEAAAASVAGLGAHLRGVSHLVRSVEWAGTLENPDAAAALLAWALQNAPPDRIARLESQLGPDKLAAHLERVLEKLASSPDPAEVQRWSYDPLGLLEAVDLGGLTSMDDAGFSTASADGTVRLLLVAPKEKLTGYKRASAWMAEVQGEILKWQNAGGDARHRLQFLYTGEPSFMAETGSGIERDLSGTIGLATVLIAALFWFMFRRWKMLLWIQVLLALVVLFSLALGGWVLGELSIMSLGFASILLGIAVDYAVFILQEGMDHPHLSAAELRRSALPPIFGGACTTATVFLALLFSGLPGLADMGLMVALGVMAGFAVMVLIMPELVVRGKVRPTVLLARKPAVSPRAGLLATVGVLLVMGGIFIVRGFPGFQSSSAVLRPAHSQSMVGWEHLQQALGKPDQATVPLIATTRDWQSARERMAPAVRVLDQARRDGLIRQHSLPVALLPDAAAQGANRPRLVQLASQKTRLNAAVLDAGFTEDALQLSDRTLAVLEKLGQGKGDAQPLPSEPVAAGVVGRFFNPQATQGGSVLLGSVSFAGEPGSPDLARLEALSQRLVGQDVHLAGWETLGPSLSARIQKDLTRLMLPLLLVLAIMLALTFRNGVDFALCLLMLFMGIAALAASMALLGQSWNLANVASLPLLLGLGIDYGIHMLLAMKRDHNDISKVWATTGRAVFFCGVTTIIGFMSLVFASNGGVASLGIACSVGSLWTLVFALWLLPHWRAWLGGNRDAEKPGPAQGR
- the pbpC gene encoding penicillin-binding protein 1C, which gives rise to MNPDPTSPASPRPPTFKRRVLRAALCCACLFALGWWILPWAVPLPEGLLKPQNVSPTFLAADGTPLRQLLTEDGQRVGAPVPFDQIPPALLHATLAAEDKRFFSHSGVDLLAISRSARDNFRHGQVVSGASTITQQLIKISAEKRKRRNLLTKITEALQARRLEMSWSKEQILPEYLHRVSYGNLLTGCGGAAQGYFNKPMRDLTPAECAFLASLPQAPSRLNPFKNLKALRKRQQHVLKKMQEAGWLTSEAYELAIAEPLKLQRGTGGFSAPHAVELLLQQCSADVPTESPPGTFRTTIAPDLQRRVEAILQHRMSLLEGKHVTQAAAVVLENATGRVLALAGSRDFFGTDSGQINGAWAPHSPGSALKPFTYLLALERGFTTASIIPDLPVEYTTPTGLYRPENYDRKLNGPVTLRTALGSSLNIPAVKVLQQLGGETLLLKTLQNAGITTLDQAADHYGLGLTIGNAPVRLLELANAYATIARLGKNQPWTLLQPASTAPPAAEPAPLFQPTCCFLIADILSDNQARVLTFGPHSVIRMPFPCAVKTGTSTNYRDNWTMGFTPEFTVGVWVGNFDNTPMNQVSGVTGAGPVFREIFSHLHDTRGTSWYAPPADLIRARVDPRNGRRITAQSPLVGMSREEYFLPGTLPPPALSADYQTGTGRAYLPMEYSAWLAGSDHWLTGMVALRPRDPLMTPPRITTPLDGTVFYLDPDLRDQGGRLMLEASPEGLQWTSPTLEIALDEDQPYALLTVGHHELVARQPGSGDLARVRIEVRPPPSAALRRPGLLSVPIPAQPGAPVGQQPQGEDQRP